One Drosophila santomea strain STO CAGO 1482 chromosome X, Prin_Dsan_1.1, whole genome shotgun sequence DNA segment encodes these proteins:
- the LOC120457027 gene encoding uncharacterized protein LOC120457027: MKTMSRFGLRRGFKFSEEQVNGKNPIGPATTPASTVAASNPRKKRQTRQEEDVDAEQEEVEPHEDQPEAEQEPLSLICSLPLERLPRLVEKLHQMTEEREREREREREREEAAGLGGTAHSKVLCLYCDRKFASGKLQAKHVEKFHTERQERRCSGRSTSSNSHPAGGFPGCQWCSQQGNRRQATPPQICLPAKHLEQLFQHLSEQHADKYFGCQQCRLRFQDADHLLGHQRQQHPLQHPDDGHAPKPGLMGADEPVLFRLGLTQNRLPSHRNRNQRKEEEPPPLATPSSKSRSSSRAAAQRQQQNQHQQSQTHQQTAAAGTMALQEAVNPDAVFRLPASMACVSSSASVANSLFDDKFYKDVIFNVRHNLQNHLDGRLFTSSTTLSTTSASTSSASQKPDLIMLHGPSQLGPGGASYPTLLTSDQFGGTGELLPLAKFRRRPHTKHSWKWKWDYVKKFTLINEGGRLVKKLKQPNYLGLRDLSKLDMWTQLTMRQKHDLSLSLAEEQNQEQRRLLEQLNLILDHRLLPHIILEQNEQAVIKCENEEEDEGLDSHPGDDLLPQTFADESFLSLLQLQPRSGTSDQDRQRERERDQRERSRNRKAVVLSGEWARPRLYLCICCGAKFDQRKSLEEHKTFRHSHIYATHYEVVGRELLAGNLLRHLFIPKRALGRFAAASNCIRWPQIAPAATVQQPKQEQVQPEEETRSSVSSRSSYEVSTPTPLSALEQQQPSPASGSGNASSSSSCSPSSSSASTLLSTARTSISNSTCTSSAATTTLSSSSSAPSSCTKCGRKCSGLMDLYRHMLDCSGDYVWSLAKKRKYRYYCGTKKRRAFSKKPLKQLSARKKEKLEVEVEEGTGDGDAEGEGDGEAEGEESVSSSSKLKNSPRQRPSDAESIRKMLENLPAKRICKKIFPVDNKAKRKAKNKAKSMAKSLVKSKSKQQRSSTKRIYNQHLLRTTRSRSRSSVVATGSSAAAVAAQQQRSRRKQKQQQQKQQQQQQKQKAKLEKVKSPPEPPVSVETDPTKPEAKPPTPTVTAKSRSPAEEKPSLRLELSQTLSEAAAPPASVHGSEPASPTPSKQLMPTPPTTPAPATKSPPAAAAMASPFSGTNRLATPNSTVKRSKRISDCIAMLTGKLEEKLKTEQVPPPAPLDKEKEKLQQDKPAEKHDKEPKPMESPAAAVDAEKERVQPKTPKRKAVSRRIIKVDATPESIQVPIQMQKAPAMELPEAITIPPAVPPPALAPPTLIAAPAPPVLQPPIFASMPVPAPAPAPVAPPPAVAPAPLPVAALVPLPVTAPAPPPVAAALAHPPTRRTPTKAAAKQMGAPPPKPPASLAALKQYPPLEPTLPVPAPNPTPVPVAVPLAPVPVPVPVPVPVAMPLGMQGMTVPVNVNMLPKLPLYMPQLQAPANPNPAPTAMYVMADHQPLNLTSQRGVLQKPLISGTTGDPGLVGLPHHRAGGMPARRQTICGFEARNLIGLDMEMEPLDLSKKSSRKPSPVPPPRMQQELSMPLVPLPLVTGANALAPQPQSGGAALTTPGGVAPVPCQLPIAGGVPAPLASHYYSNLDLLKIPQVRNPGTGVVVPSSGPPPPVSVSATVAVPVHPAKSSGGKKRSTEGTGSSKKDHGKGQAKACPRMDEVVNNHIDDAINSVIMAVQASFPDDDEEEQQAKKEKEREREREKEREKEKEKLEELPPKSSNCIMPLQPSAEVLSSAALDKSQPLNAVLPIVAPPAALVPVAPAPQPVPVKNLTPKKRSMRSRTIDCRSALLALEETLPAASMQQCIPLPVNGDAKVELPALPDAIPAPAPAAVVCPQLPIQVQAPITSLRDKKVETVNVMATNPMTISAATPPVESPESPDPVMPVSLPQPETSVPAPVPVSVISVAPAVPLPARTATPPPTTMAETNCSSLMEEHCSNLNNNTSSGFHSLAQSEQPIPTATTPADEPPPIKEDEELPAKKKQRRRRKNELAAIVADQLLESFKIDNARRDNLKKLENLAYEKSEDLLLTGMLLMSSTKRNAALGPSSAAAAKLAKKEAAETVAESPANPPVRGRPKRRQSCYYRRGKAGGVGGVGKATNENISLLKSSLESFSIGIEKQLLAKEAREAKEAQPAGGNNQAQLPVSSILRPSILSSAVAREQQLTRLQQSKLEKQEQLPPAATFSRDPRLNKNIHKEQAEHKVPAKEQPAAATNESPEEDDNYLTEIAKNVNEKIMSATTNEDFEFAHDEFDGEGDPDQDQDQDKYYRPPTSMSVRSAPNLNDEHSNFGSMCDDNTNTEVMDMDLDDEMSVYTSYSQDLGRGGRGRRRRRRRSVLLTRRPKKRTQRSELDAEKYGCKLCGKSFFTSTSLSKHNMTLAHVSKVSAQEYLQSQTAPSSPQDTHDLENKRERPAEAMMRHEEEQPATAQQQMRASVLMAPAQMAHQERERERELQRVQEQERIQLQREQEHRHQQQQQEQVHHVITEASLRLHDNQHSPTAPTASRLNLNPDERLFYECCNILKSAETPRPHPGGGAGPATTSVIVTAGRKQPPPPPASPSPSRSSSLPPPASPSPSLPPPASPSLSLPPPASPSPSPSPPPPVEAPPPAPAPAAQSAPTVCHQPVIQQLFRNPPAVTPTTTPTNHNRLSPSYSAVSQFSATTTSRFKTKAAMKGYENVNLQMDMLELAKSGRGVCKLTELADIALGSEKPGGDFLPHLPPAPVAPTVSSLPPANQQTPTPTPTPTGTPTVTPTGPMEQQQSSTSSKTIMHASIIKAAAGVASSATLPPASGRIIIPDRPFKNIGLEEKAPITFQKPKTCVNLLQEQDNNSVSTASYSDRDDYDFGTLSCDGDVDPEPEPEVRGGVVAPGRVAQPQAGGRAVSTSSSSSSSSSSAENSRTGSRSSSSSSSRATAKTFENKSLIMGRIFKHASSAKAAPAIAPSAALLPGPSVVPGMAKIKALPKNQANLDQIFDELRGGSGAAKASEMEAQPTLVQESWDRHHPQQMQPHHHHQQQQHHHHHHHHHHHHQVEPMAAPAAPAAPAAMPAPSALPPGRKPKNSTANTAKKATNKSAPTKTKGKSKVEAVASGSSSSNRKPRKDLSKLQSELGMSHEEIEQLIDEGQRKSKRRCATNRPKKLVETWSSDEYEEFLSTKDIIALIEQKEQLEQKRKRKTSEANTQPEPVAPPVASKKSQTPQATTGKRKNRASERKPAPVEPEQPKPRARQRNQPPPPAPAHVPPVVQPPPASEVVTPSARGKSKAAAKSKTPAAKTTNNRKRRSNEKSRVQESKEDEEEMPAEVEVEPPARTRSSRQQPKVKATEPEKEPTPPLPQPPLPAAAQEPQRERSKVRHSNQQQPLPSAPHPRSSSAATTSSTTNNNNNSSSSNKNLKGKRKSQTSRQSPARRKRPASEKQLYYWSSSSDDEFGRLDDEVEAADGASRGGGAGSEQRDGDRMEMEPEEASPSPGKHFEENEPYQKHGWIVGDSHKKLVKLLAIAKGSKKGDNCGVKRRTPKRKC; this comes from the exons ATGAAGACCATGTCGCGCTTCGGCCTGCGCCGTGGATTCAAGTTCTCGGAGGAGCAGGTCAACGGCAAGAATCCAATTGGACCGGCAACGACTCCAGCCTCGACCGTTGCCGCATCCAATCCGCGCAAGAAACGGCAGACCCGGCAGGAGGAGGATGTGGACGCGGAACAGGAAGAGGTGGAGCCGCACGAGGATCAGCCGGAGGCGGAACAGGAACCGCTCTCGCTGATCTGCAGTCTGCCGCTGGAGCGCCTGCCCCGTTTGGTGGAGAAGCTACATCAGATGACGGAGGAACGGGAACGAGAACGGGAGAGGGAGCGCGAGCGGGAAGAGGCCGCCGGCCTGGGTGGAACCGCGCACTCGAAGGTCCTGTGTCTGTACTGTGATAGGAAGTTCGCCTCCGGCAAGCTGCAGGCCAAGCATGTGGAGAAGTTCCACACCGAGCGGCAGGAGCGACGCTGCAGCGGTCGTTCCACCAGCTCTAATTCCCATCCCGCCGGCGGCTTCCCCGGCTGCCAGTGGTGCAGCCAGCAGGGCAATCGACGCCAGGCCACGCCCCCGCAGATTTGCCTGCCGGCCAAGCATCTGGAGCAGCTGTTCCAGCACCTTAGCGAGCAGCATGCGGATAAGTATTTCGGCTGCCAGCAGTGTCGCCTGCGGTTTCAGGACGCGGATCACCTGTTGGGACACCAGCGCCAGCAACATCCGCTGCAGCATCCGGACGATGGTCATGCTCCCAAGCCGGGTCTAATGGGTGCCGACGAACCGGTACTCTTTCGACTCGGTCTTACCCAGAACCGTCTGCCCAGCCATCGGAATCGAAACCAGCGCAAGGAGGAGGAACCGCCGCCCCTGGCCACGCCTAGCAGCAAATCTCGGAGCAGCAGTCGGGCGGCAGCGCAGCGACAGCAACAGAATCAGCATCAACAGTCGCAGACACATCAGCAGACCGCTGCGGCGGGAACTATGGCTCTACAGGAAGCTGTCAATCCGGATGCAGTCTTCCGGCTGCCAGCCAGCATGGCCTGCGTCTCATCCTCCGCCTCCGTCGCCAACTCATTGTTCGATGACAAGTTCTACAAGGATGTGATCTTTAATGTGCGCCACAACCTCCAGAATCACCTTGACGGACGGCTGTTCACCTCTTCTACGACGTTATCCACAACGTCAGCTTCAACGTCGTCCGCATCCCAGAAGCCAGACCTCATCATGCTGCACGGACCCAGCCAGCTGGGACCTGGCGGTGCTTCCTATCCCACGTTGCTGACCTCGGATCAATTTGGCGGCACGGGGGAACTGCTGCCGCTGGCCAAATTCCGCCGGAGACCACATACGAAGCACAgctggaagtggaagtgggacTACGTGAAGAAGTTCACGCTGATCAACGAGGGCGGGCGGCTGGTGAAGAAGTTAAAGCAGCCAAACTACTTGGGCCTGCGCGATCTCTCCAAGCTGGACATGTGGACGCAACTGACAATGCGCCAGAAGCACGATCTCTCGCTCTCATTGGCGGAGGAGCAGAACCAGGAGCAGCGTCGCCTGCTGGAGCAGCTCAATCTCATCCTGGACCACCGCCTGCTGCCGCACATCATCCTGGAGCAGAACGAGCAGGCGGTCATCAAGTGCGAgaacgaggaggaggatgagggCCTGGACTCGCATCCTGGTGACGATCTGCTGCCGCAGACATTTGCCGACGAGAGTTTTCTCTCCCTGCTGCAGCTTCAGCCCAGAAGCGGGACCAGCGATCAGGATCGGCAGCGGGAACGGGAGAGGGACCAGCGAGAGCGTAGCAGGAACCGAAAGGCCGTCGTGCTCAGCGGCGAGTGGGCACGGCCGCGACTCTACCTGTGCATCTGTTGCGGCGCCAAGTTCGACCAGCGCAAGTCGCTGGAGGAGCACAAGACCTTTCGCCACTCGCACATCTACGCCACGCACTACGAGGTCGTGGGACGCGAGCTGCTGGCCGGCAATCTGCTGCGCCACCTCTTCATCCCGAAACGGGCACTGGGACGCTTTGCCGCCGCGAGCAACTGCATCCGTTGGCCGCAGATTGCGCCGGCCGCAACAGTGCAGCAGCCAAAGCAGGAGCAGGTGCAACCGGAGGAGGAGACCAGATCGTCTGTCTCCTCGCGCTCATCATACGAGGTGTCTACGCCGACTCCGCTCTCGGCACtggagcagcaacaaccatcACCGGCCTCCGGATCGGGCAATGCGTCTTCATCGTCGTCCTGCTCGCCCAGTTCATCCTCCGCCTCCACGCTGCTGTCCACCGCCCGCACCTCGATATCCAACTCCACCTGCACCTCCTCCGCTGCCACCACGACGCTGTCGTCCTCCTCGTCCGCTCCTTCCAGTTGCACCAAGTGCGGCCGCAAGTGCAGCGGCCTCATGGATCTCTACCGCCACATGTTGGACTGCTCCGGCGACTATGTATGGTCGCTGGCCAAGAAGCGCAAGTATCGCTACTACTGCGGCACCAAAAAGCGACGTGCCTTCTCCAAGAAGCCGCTCAAGCAGCTTTCCGCCCGAAAGAAGGAAAAgctggaagtggaagtggaggagGGAACGGGCGATGGCGATGCCGAGGGCGAAGGCGATGGTGAGGCGGAGGGTGAGGAGAGCGTGTCCAGTTCATCCAAGTTGAAGAACTCGCCACGCCAAAGACCCAGCGATG CTGAATCCATTCGAAAAATGCTAGAGAACCTGCCCGCCAAGCGCATCTGCAAGAAGATCTTCCCCGTGGACAATAAGGCCAAGCGCAAGGCCAAGAACAAGGCCAAGTCCATGGCCAAGTCGCTGGTCAAGTCGAAATCCAagcagcagcgcagcagcaCCAAGAGAATCTACAATCAGCACCTGCTGCGCACCACCAGATCCCGTTCGAGATCATCTGTGGTGGCCACCGGCTCCTCggccgctgctgttgccgcacagcagcagcgcagtcgccgcaagcagaagcagcaacaacaaaagcagcagcagcagcagcaaaagcaaaaggccAAACTGGAGAAGGTGAAATCTCCGCCAGAACCGCCGGTTTCAGTGGAAACAGATCCAACAAAGCCGGAGGCGAAACCGCCCACACCGACAGTCACTGCCAAGTCACGATCTCCCGCTGAGGAAAAGCCATCCTTGCGGCTGGAGCTATCACAAACTCTTTCGGAGGCAGCTGCTCCACCCGCCTCCGTTCATGGATCAGAGCCCGCGTCGCCCACTCCCAGCAAGCAGCTAATGCCCACACCGCCCACTACCCCAGCGCCAGCCACCAAATCCCCGCCAGCTGCTGCAGCCATGGCTTCTCCCTTCTCCGGCACCAATCGACTGGCGACGCCGAACTCGACTGTAAAGCGCAGCAAGAGGATTAGCGACTGCATAGCCATGCTCACCGGCAAACTGGAGGAGAAGCTCAAAACGGAGCAAGTGCCTCCGCCTGCGCCGCTGGATAAGGAAAAGGAGAAACTCCAGCAGGATAAGCCAGCTGAAAAGCACGACAAGGAACCGAAACCAATGGAGTCACCTGCAGCCGCAGTGGATGCCGAAAAGGAGCGAGTGCAGCCAAAGACGCCCAAACGCAAGGCGGTGTCACGGCGCATAATCAAAGTGGATGCCACCCCAGAGTCGATACAGGTGCCGATCCAGATGCAGAAGGCACCGGCAATGGAGCTGCCAGAAGCAATTACCATACCACCTGCCGTTCCACCCCCTGCACTTGCTCCACCAACTTTGATTgccgctcctgctcctccagtCCTGCAGCCACCCATATTTGCCAGCATGCCAGTGCCTGCGCCTGCTCCTGCGCCAGTTGCTCCACCACCAGCCGTGGCACCAGCTCCTCTGCCAGTCGCTGCACTTGTTCCTCTGCCAGTCACTGCACCCGCTCCTCCGCCAGTCGCCGCTGCTTTGGCTCATCCGCCGACGAGACGAACGCCCACCAAGGCGGCGGCCAAACAGATGGGTGCCccaccacccaaaccaccaGCTTCGTTGGCCGCCCTGAAGCAGTATCCTCCGCTGGAACCGACGCTGCCAGTGCCGGCTCCGAATCCAACGCCCGTTCCTGTGGCCGTTCCTCTCGCGCCTGTGCCTGTGCCCGTACCGGTACCCGTGCCCGTGGCAATGCCGTTGGGAATGCAGGGAATGACAGTGCCTGTGAATGTTAACATGCTACCCAAACTGCCGCTGTATATGCCACAACTGCAAGCACCTGCAAATCCCAATCCCGCACCCACAGCAATGTACGTCATGGCGGATCATCAGCCGCTGAATCTCACCAGTCAGCGAGGAGTGCTCCAAAAGCCATTGATTTCTGGCACCACGGGGGATCCGGGACTCGTCGGACTGCCGCACCATCGTGCTGGCGGTATGCCCGCCAGGCGGCAGACGATCTGTGGTTTCGAGGCCCGAAATCTGATCGGCTTGGACATGGAAATGGAGCCGCTGGATTTGTCAAAGAAGTCGAGCAGAAAGCCGTCACCGGTGCCGCCGCCAAGAATGCAGCAAGAGTTGTCAATGCCACTGGTGCCACTGCCCTTGGTGACGGGTGCAAATGCGCTGGCGCCGCAACCGCAGTCAGGTGGTGCAGCACTTACGACGCCAGGTGGTGTTGCTCCAGTGCCCTGCCAGCTGCCCATAGCAGGCGGAGTGCCGGCACCACTGGCCTCGCACTATTACTCCAACTTGGATCTGCTGAAGATCCCACAGGTGCGCAATCCTGGCACTGGCGTGGTGGTGCCCTCCAGTggtccaccaccaccagttTCGGTGTCCGCAACAGTTGCAGTGCCCGTTCATCCCGCCAAGAGCTCGGGTGGCAAGAAGCGCTCAACGGAGGGAACGGGCAGCTCCAAAAAGGATCACGGAAAGGGTCAGGCCAAGGCGTGTCCTCGCATGGATGAGGTGGTCAACAACCATATCGACGATGCGATCAACTCGGTTATCATGGCTGTACAAGCGAGCTTTCCGGACGACGatgaggaggagcagcaggccaaaaaggaaaaggaaagagagagagaacgCGAAAAGGAGAGggagaaggaaaaggaaaagctggAAGAACTGCCTCCCAAGTCGAGCAACTGCATCATGCCGTTGCAACCCTCCGCAGAGGTGCTGTCGTCGGCAGCCCTGGACAAATCCCAACCTCTAAATGCTGTTCTCCCTATTGTCGCTCCACCTGCTGCTCTGGTGCCAGTGGCACCTGCTCCGCAGCCAGTGCCTGTCAAGAATCTGACGCCTAAGAAGCGTTCCATGCGCTCGCGAACCATCGACTGTCGCTCCGCCCTGCTCGCCTTGGAGGAAACTCTGCCGGCCGCATCCATGCAGCAGTGCATCCCGTTGCCGGTGAATGGCGATGCGAAAGTAGAGTTGCCAGCGCTGCCGGATGCAATCCCAGCGCCTGCACCCGCTGCTGTAGTTTGCCCACAACTGCCCATTCAGGTTCAAGCTCCAATAACGAGTCTCAGGGACAAGAAGGTGGAAACTGTAAATGTAATGGCTACCAATCCGATGACGATTTCGGCAGCTACTCCGCCAGTGGAGTCTCCGGAATCGCCGGATCCTGTTATGCCAGTGAGCCTGCCGCAGCCGGAGACGTCTGTTCCTGCACCAGTGCCCGTCTCCGTCATCTCGGTGGCGCCCGCCGTGCCACTACCAGCACGCACAGCGacaccaccgcccaccacgATGGCGGAGACGAACTGCAGCTCCCTGATGGAGGAGCACTGCAGCAATCTGAACAACAACACCTCGTCGGGCTTCCATAGCCTCGCCCAATCGGAGCAGCCGATTCCAACGGCGACGACGCCAGCTGATGAACCTCCGCCGATCAAGGAGGATGAGGAGCTGCCCGCCAAAAAGAAGCAACGTCGTCGGCGAAAGAACGAACTGGCCGCCATTGTGGCCGATCAATTGCTGGAAAGCTTTAAGATCGACAATGCCCGCAGGGATAACCTCAAGAAGCTGGAGAATCTGGCGTACGAGAAAAGCGAGGATTTGCTGCTCACCGGAATGCTGCTGATGTCCAGCACCAAGCGGAATGCAGCATTGGGACCATCCTCCGCGGCTGCCGCGAAGCTGGCAAAGAAGGAGGCGGCCGAGACAGTCGCGGAGTCACCAGCTAATCCGCCCGTGCGCGGCAGGCCAAAGCGTCGCCAGAGTTGCTACTATCGAAGGGGCAAGGCTGGAGGAGTTGGTGGCGTTGGCAAGGCCACCAATGAGAATATCAGTCTGCTCAAATCCTCGCTGGAGTCCTTCTCCATTGGCATCGAGAAGCAGCTGTTGGCCAAGGAGGCGAGGGAGGCTAAGGAGGCGCAGCCGGCGGGTGGAAACAATCAGGCCCAGCTGCCCGTTAGCTCCATTCTACGGCCCAGCATCCTGAGCAGCGCCGTGGCCAGGGAGCAACAGTTGACGAGGCTGCAGCAGAGTAAGCTGGAGAAACAGGAGCAGCTACCTCCGGCGGCCACTTTCAGTCGGGATCCGCGGCTCAACAAGAACATACACAAGGAGCAGGCGGAGCACAAGGTGCCAGCCAAGGAGCAGCCAGCGGCGGCGACAAACGAGAGTCCCGAGGAGGATGACAACTACCTCACGGAGATTGCGAAGAACGTTAACGAGAAGATCATGTCGGCCACCACCAACGAGGACTTTGAGTTTGCTCACGACGAGTTCGACGGCGAAGGAGATCCCGACCAGGATCAGGACCAGGACAAATACTATCGCCCGCCCACCTCGATGAGTGTGCGCAGTGCTCCGAATCTGAATGATGAGCACTCGAACTTTGGTTCCATGTGCGACGATAACACGAACACCGAGGTGATGGACATGGATCTGGACGATGAGATGAGCGTGTACACTAGTTACTCCCAGGATCTGGGACGTGGCGGACGCGGCCGCCGAAGAAGGAGGCGAAGGAGTGTGCTGCTCACGCGACGTCCCAAGAAACGGACGCAGCGCAGCGAACTAGATGCCGAAAAATACGGTTGCAAGCTGTGCGGCAAAAGCTTCTTCACCTCCACCTCGCTGTCCAAGCACAACATGACCCTGGCCCACGTGTCCAAGGTGTCTGCCCAGGAGTACCTGCAGTCGCAGACGGCGCCGTCTAGTCCGCAAGATACGCACGATCTGGAAAACAAGAGGGAACGCCCAGCTGAGGCGATGATGCGGCATGAGGAGGAGCAGCCGGCGACAGCTCAGCAGCAGATGAGAGCCTCGGTCCTCATGGCGCCCGCTCAGATGGCCCATCAGGAAAGGGAACGGGAGCGGGAGCTGCAGAGGGTCCAGGAGCAGGAGAGGATACAGCTGCAAAGGGAGCAGGAGCATcgccatcagcagcagcagcaagagcaaGTGCATCATGTTATCACGGAGGCAAGTCTGCGGCTGCACGACAACCAGCACAGTCCCACAGCTCCGACCGCCTCTCGCCTCAATCTCAATCCCGACGAGCGCCTGTTCTACGAGTGCTGCAATATACTGAAGAGCGCAGAGACGCCACGTCCGCATCCCGGCGGCGGGGCTGGTCCAGCCACCACCTCGGTGATCGTGACGGCAGGCAGAAAGCAACCACCGCCGCCTCCAGCATCACCCTCGCCATCTCGATCATCCTCGCTGCCGCCACCGGCTTCACCTTCGCCATCGCTTCCTCCACCTGCGTCGCCATCGCTTTCCCTGCCACCTCCAGCCTCTCCGTCGCCGTCTCCCTCGCCGCCGCCACCTGTCGAGGCACCGCCTCCGGCACCAGCACCTGCTGCTCAGTCAGCGCCAACGGTGTGCCACCAGCCGGTCATCCAACAGCTGTTCCGGAACCCGCCAGCAGTCACCCCCACCACCACGCCCAC CAACCACAATCGGCTCTCGCCCAGCTACTCGGCTGTGTCCCAGTTTTCGGCCACCACCACGTCCCGCTTCAAGACGAAGGCCGCCATGAAGGGCTACGAGAACGTGAACCTGCAGATGGACATGCTGGAGCTGGCCAAGTCGGGTCGTGGAGTCTGCAAGCTAACGGAATTGGCGGACATTGCGCTGGGAAGTGAGAAACCAGGTGGAGACTTTCTGCCCCATTTGCCGCCTGCACCGGTGGCTCCGACGGTGTCATCTCTACCGCCTGCGAACCAACAGACGCCCACGCCAACACCCACGCCCACGGGCACGCCCACAGTGACGCCCACGGGCCcgatggagcagcagcagagttCCACATCCTCGAAGACCATCATGCACGCGTCCATTATCAAGGCGGCGGCGGGTGTGGCCAGCTCGGCCACGCTGCCACCAGCATCCGGAAGGATTATCATACCCGACCGGCCGTTCAAGAACATTGGACTGGAGGAGAAGGCGCCCATAACGTTCCAGAAGCCCAAGACGTGCGTGAATCtgctgcaggagcaggacaACAACAGCGTTTCGACGGCCAGCTACTCGGATCGTGATGACTACGACTTCGGGACCCTGAGCTGCGATGGTGATGTGGATCCGGAGCCAGAACCAGAGGTCAGAGGTGGAGTCGTCGCCCCAGGGCGAGTGGCTCAACCGCAGGCAGGAGGACGTGCCGTTTCCACATCCAGTTCAtcgtcctcctcatcctcgtcggCGGAAAACAGCAGAACGGGCAGCCGgagtagcagcagcagttctAGTCGGGCCACGGCCAAAACCTTCGAGAACAAGTCACTTATCATGGGACGGATTTTCAAGCACGCCAGCAGTGCCAAGGCCGCGCCAGCGATTGCCCCCTCGGCGGCCCTGCTCCCGGGTCCCAGTGTGGTGCCCGGAATGGCGAAGATCAAGGCGCTGCCCAAGAACCAAGCCAATCTCGACCAGATCTTCGATGAGTTGCGTGGCGGCAGCGGAGCGGCCAAGGCATCTGAAATGGAGGCACAACCCACACTGGTGCAGGAGAGCTGGGATCGGCATCATCCGCAGCAGATGCAGccacaccaccaccatcagcagcagcagcatcatcatcatcaccatcatcaccaccaccaccatcaggTGGAGCCCATGGCGGCGCCAGCAGCTCCGGCAGCGCCGGCGGCAATGCCAGCACCTAGTGCATTACCACCGGGCAGGAAGCCAAAGAACTCCACGGCCAACACTGCCAAGAAGGCAACCAACAAATCCGCACCGACCAAGACAAAGGGGAAATCAAAGGTGGAAGCTGTTGCTTCCGGTTCTTCCTCGTCCAATCGCAAACCACGAAAGGATTTGAGCAAGCTGCAGTCCGAACTAGGCATGAGTCACGAAGAGATCGAGCAGCTGATCGACGAGGGACAGCGCAAGTCCAAGCGTCGCTGTGCCACCAATCGTCCCAAGAAACTGGTGGAGACTTGGAGCTCCGATGAGTACGAGGAGTTCCTGTCCACCAAGGACATAATAGCGCTGATtgagcagaaggagcagctggaACAGAAGCGTAAGCGCAAGACCAGCGAGGCGAATACCCAGCCGGAGCCAGTTGCTCCACCTGTGGCCAGCAAAAAATCCCAGACACCTCAGGCGACCACAGGAAAGCGGAAGAATCGCGCCAGCGAAAGAAAACCTGCACCTGTCGAGCCGGAGCAACCAAAGCCACGTGCCAGGCAAAGAAACCAGCCACCGCCACCTGCACCAGCACATGTGCCTCCCGTTGTCCAGCCTCCGCCAGCGTCAGAAGTGGTAACTCCCTCTGCCAGGGGAAAGTCCAAGGCAGCAGCCAAGAGCAAAACTCCAGCGGCCAAGACAACAAACAACCGCAAGAGGCGATCCAATGAAAAGTCAAGGGTGCAGGAAAGTAAGGAGGATGAGGAAGAGATGCCGGCGGAGGTGGAAGTGGAGCCACCAGCCAGGACACGCAGCTCCAGGCAGCAGCCCAAAGTAAAGGCCACTGAACCGGAGAAAGAACCAACGCCACCACTACCACAACCACCACTGCCCGCAGCTGCACAGGAACCTCAAAGGGAGAGAAGCAAGGTGCGTCACAGTAATCAGCAGCAACCACTGCCGTCAGCACCGCATCCCAGGAGCAGCTCCGCCGCCACgaccagcagcaccaccaataacaacaacaacagcagcagcagcaataagAATCTGAAGGGCAAGCGGAAATCGCAGACCAGCCGGCAATCGCCGGCGCGAAGAAAGCGGCCAGCAAGCGAGAAGCAGCTGTACTACTGGAGTAGCTCCAGCGACGATGAGTTCGGACGCCTGGACGACGAGGTGGAGGCCGCAGACGGAGCATCCCGCGGCGGAGGAGCAGGCAGCGAGCAGAGAGATGGGGatcgaatggaaatggagccGGAGGAGGCGTCGCCGTCGCCGGGCAAACACTTCGAGGAGAACGAGCCGTACCAGAAGCACGGCTGGATCGTGGGCGACTCGCACAAGAAGCTCGTGAAGCTGCTGGCCATCGCCAAGGGCAGCAAGAAGGGGGACAACTGCGGTGTCAAGCGGCGCACGCCCAAGCGCAAGTGCTAG